A genomic region of Exiguobacterium sp. Helios contains the following coding sequences:
- a CDS encoding L-aspartate oxidase: MSLHNVEEVDVLIIGTGLAAVSAALHLPSHLKVILVSKGTKTETNSMRAQGGIASAYLEENHFSHQVDTEQAAKGRTDETMISFITATGRQVIQELETFGVVFDREVTGEYALGQEGAHSRPRIFHIGGDRTGERMMTQLLQQLDHPVIEDTVITELLMNRQQVVGARGYRGQTPVVFSARAVILATGGIGGLFTASTNEPDLTGDGLALAAQVGARLSDLGYIQHHPTVLLHDGVSQGLITEALRGAGAYLMTTDGRRVMADHPQGDLAARDEVARRITTVREQEPVYLNTTSVEQLHRRFPTFVKKCETLNISPGIVEVTTGVHFLMGGIKTDRLGRTTVPGLYAVGETASTGLHGKNRLASNSLLECFVMGKELALRLQLPTRQPLPDIEIVQEREPEPLDSSWAEALSVQLDERLLKQTLETFQHQPDEQGSGRDAELRRLHRMTAKLLLEGAIQRLKGEQPHEQMVPTTTT, encoded by the coding sequence ATGTCTTTACATAATGTAGAGGAAGTTGATGTCTTAATCATCGGCACAGGATTAGCAGCCGTTTCAGCTGCCCTGCATCTCCCGTCTCACTTGAAGGTCATCCTTGTCTCAAAAGGGACGAAGACGGAAACGAATTCGATGCGGGCACAAGGCGGGATTGCGTCGGCATATCTGGAGGAGAACCATTTCAGTCATCAAGTTGACACGGAGCAGGCCGCGAAGGGACGGACAGATGAAACGATGATTTCATTTATCACCGCGACCGGCAGGCAGGTCATTCAAGAACTTGAAACATTTGGTGTCGTGTTTGACCGTGAAGTGACGGGCGAATATGCCTTAGGTCAAGAAGGGGCGCACTCAAGACCCCGTATTTTTCACATTGGAGGAGACCGGACAGGTGAACGAATGATGACACAACTGCTTCAGCAATTGGATCATCCTGTCATCGAGGATACCGTCATTACGGAATTGTTGATGAACAGACAACAGGTCGTCGGCGCACGCGGGTATCGCGGTCAAACGCCGGTCGTCTTTTCTGCTCGGGCTGTCATCCTGGCGACAGGCGGAATCGGCGGCTTGTTCACGGCTTCGACGAACGAACCGGACCTGACGGGTGACGGTCTGGCACTCGCGGCGCAGGTCGGAGCACGTCTATCCGATTTAGGGTACATCCAGCATCATCCGACCGTGCTTCTTCATGACGGTGTCAGTCAAGGCTTGATTACGGAGGCATTACGCGGAGCGGGTGCGTATTTGATGACAACAGACGGTCGCCGTGTGATGGCGGATCATCCGCAAGGAGACTTGGCCGCCCGGGATGAAGTCGCAAGGCGCATCACGACAGTACGCGAACAAGAACCGGTTTATCTCAATACGACGTCTGTCGAACAATTGCACCGACGCTTTCCGACGTTTGTTAAGAAATGTGAAACGTTGAACATATCACCTGGTATCGTTGAAGTGACGACCGGTGTTCACTTTTTAATGGGCGGGATTAAAACAGACCGTCTCGGGCGGACGACCGTTCCGGGACTGTATGCAGTTGGTGAGACGGCATCAACAGGATTGCATGGAAAAAATCGATTGGCCTCAAACTCGCTGCTCGAATGTTTCGTAATGGGCAAGGAATTGGCATTACGGCTTCAGTTGCCGACACGCCAGCCGTTACCGGACATAGAGATCGTACAGGAGAGAGAGCCGGAACCACTCGATTCCTCCTGGGCAGAAGCGTTAAGCGTTCAGCTCGATGAACGCCTGCTTAAACAAACGCTGGAAACCTTCCAACATCAACCGGATGAACAAGGATCCGGACGGGACGCTGAACTGAGGCGTCTGCATCGGATGACGGCAAAGCTGTTACTTGAAGGAGCAATTCAACGATTAAAAGGAGAACAACCACATGAACAGATGGTACCTACGACGACAACTTGA
- a CDS encoding cysteine desulfurase family protein, protein MIYLDHAATTPMHPDALEQYRYTAEHAYGNSSSLHDTGDTALRLLEQARNKLMEWLGVTEGTIVFTGSGSEANYIALSHLLRQTNKTTVLTLKSEHDSVLLPLKRWQHDWQAIDLQTTGEFDWALFEKACTEEIGVVSIQHVNSETGFIFPVSDIAAFCRKKGILFHCDGIQGFLKDPVDLTDVEAYTISSHKVYGPKGLGAVYLRRPLFSPYYEAHHEFGIRPGTVDVPGIAAFLMACHRYLEENQQIQASSKRFRGMLKKRLPAAYYQIIESPQQLNSICAIHTKQRDGQFVLLALNRAGIAVSAGSACRAGENGPNSTLRAIGFDEAAAHGLIRLSFGRMTTAEEVERCIDVLCSLEESDELER, encoded by the coding sequence ATGATTTATTTAGATCACGCGGCAACGACCCCCATGCACCCGGACGCCCTTGAACAGTATCGATACACGGCAGAACATGCATATGGCAACAGTTCGTCGCTTCATGACACGGGAGATACCGCCCTCCGATTGTTAGAGCAGGCACGGAATAAATTAATGGAATGGCTTGGTGTGACCGAAGGAACAATTGTCTTTACGGGGAGCGGATCTGAAGCCAACTACATCGCTTTAAGTCATCTCCTCCGTCAAACCAATAAGACAACTGTCTTGACACTTAAATCGGAACACGATTCTGTCTTGTTACCCTTGAAACGGTGGCAGCATGACTGGCAGGCAATCGATTTACAAACGACTGGCGAATTCGATTGGGCGTTGTTCGAAAAAGCGTGTACGGAAGAAATCGGCGTCGTTTCAATCCAACACGTCAATTCAGAAACAGGTTTTATCTTTCCGGTTTCTGACATCGCTGCCTTTTGCCGAAAAAAAGGCATTTTGTTTCACTGCGACGGGATTCAAGGTTTTTTGAAAGATCCGGTTGATTTAACGGACGTCGAGGCCTATACCATCAGTAGCCACAAGGTCTATGGACCGAAAGGACTCGGAGCCGTCTATTTGCGACGTCCCCTGTTCAGCCCCTATTATGAGGCGCACCATGAGTTCGGAATTCGTCCCGGAACTGTCGACGTCCCCGGCATCGCTGCTTTCCTGATGGCGTGTCATCGTTATCTTGAGGAAAATCAGCAGATCCAGGCATCGAGCAAAAGATTTCGTGGTATGCTAAAAAAAAGACTTCCAGCTGCTTATTACCAAATCATTGAATCACCTCAGCAACTCAATTCGATTTGTGCCATTCATACGAAACAACGGGATGGTCAATTCGTCCTCCTCGCCCTAAATCGTGCCGGAATTGCCGTCTCGGCGGGAAGTGCTTGTCGTGCAGGTGAGAATGGACCCAACTCGACTTTACGTGCGATTGGTTTTGATGAAGCAGCGGCTCACGGATTGATTCGACTCAGTTTCGGTCGGATGACGACAGCCGAGGAAGTAGAGCGATGTATCGATGTCCTTTGTTCTTTGGAGGAATCAGATGAACTAGAAAGGTAG
- a CDS encoding transcription repressor NadR — protein MGRRQSGEERRQELLEMIQQSDRPVTGTKLAKQAGVSRQVIVQDLSLLKAKGHPVVATARGYLLNHPELDGSRHIKKVVCRHGRDQLKAECDAVVDEGVIIRDVIVEHPVYGFLTGELMLKSRRDVRALIEQLEETQATPLSTLTDGVHIHTLEADNEEALQAAIDALDRLGILVSELDV, from the coding sequence ATGGGAAGAAGACAGTCCGGAGAAGAACGCCGGCAAGAGTTACTAGAGATGATTCAGCAAAGCGATCGGCCCGTTACAGGTACGAAGTTAGCGAAACAGGCAGGTGTCAGCCGCCAAGTCATCGTACAGGACTTATCATTACTAAAAGCAAAGGGACATCCTGTCGTCGCGACGGCCCGGGGATATTTATTAAATCACCCCGAGCTTGACGGATCCCGCCATATCAAAAAAGTCGTCTGTCGGCATGGTCGTGATCAATTGAAGGCGGAGTGTGATGCCGTCGTTGACGAAGGTGTCATCATCCGCGATGTCATCGTTGAGCATCCCGTCTATGGATTTTTGACCGGGGAATTGATGCTGAAAAGCCGCCGGGATGTCCGAGCATTGATTGAACAACTTGAAGAAACGCAGGCAACGCCTTTATCTACTTTGACGGACGGCGTTCATATTCATACGCTCGAAGCCGATAACGAAGAAGCTTTACAAGCCGCAATCGACGCCCTTGACCGGTTAGGGATTCTTGTTTCAGAGCTCGATGTCTAA
- a CDS encoding hemolysin family protein encodes MDPLPAIQIIWFFVLLVVSAFFSSSETALSSANRLRILHQSEEGSRHATQALRLLQRYEETLTAILIGNTLSNLGVAMIGGWLTMTVSTDLLVRISIVFLTFLLILLFGELIPKSYAREHAETYVFWISGPLHVCLLLFKPAIFLFLKLRQVALLLIGADPKGPLVTEQELRALVDISEEEGVMDEAGAEIVHRAVDFKNVTVEEALTPRTNIQAIDIDAGFDEILREVQKGGFSRLPVYKDSIDHIIGVLSERDFLREFVKHGRVEIRELIRPVSFVVPQTHIIDLLPELKVKQSHMAVVLDEFGGTAGLITLEDILEELVGEIWDEHDESLEYTKQVSPNRYECLAEYDIEDFCHQFDLAMPETEAQSLGGWIMENVGHIPEVGTQMVYGPVTLTVLHVENRRVQTVSAVFSQNESSEGTDDPTV; translated from the coding sequence GTGGACCCACTTCCCGCGATTCAGATCATCTGGTTTTTCGTCTTGCTTGTCGTCTCGGCATTTTTCTCATCGTCCGAAACCGCGTTGTCGAGCGCGAATCGGTTACGGATTTTGCATCAGTCGGAAGAAGGAAGCCGCCATGCGACCCAGGCACTCCGTCTGTTGCAACGGTATGAGGAAACGCTGACAGCCATCTTAATCGGGAACACCCTGTCCAATTTGGGTGTAGCGATGATTGGTGGATGGTTGACGATGACGGTATCAACGGATCTATTGGTTCGAATCAGTATTGTCTTCCTGACGTTTCTGCTCATTTTGTTATTTGGGGAGCTTATTCCTAAATCCTATGCGCGGGAACATGCGGAAACCTATGTGTTTTGGATTAGTGGTCCGCTGCATGTCTGTCTACTTCTGTTTAAGCCGGCCATCTTCTTGTTTCTGAAATTGCGACAGGTTGCGTTACTGCTGATCGGGGCTGATCCGAAAGGACCGCTCGTCACCGAACAGGAATTACGGGCTCTGGTCGATATCAGTGAAGAAGAGGGTGTCATGGACGAAGCAGGGGCGGAAATCGTGCACCGGGCGGTTGACTTCAAGAATGTCACGGTCGAAGAGGCACTGACACCGCGAACGAATATTCAAGCGATTGACATTGATGCCGGTTTTGATGAAATTTTACGTGAAGTGCAAAAAGGCGGATTCTCGCGATTGCCGGTCTATAAAGATTCGATTGATCATATCATCGGCGTTTTATCAGAACGTGACTTTTTACGGGAATTCGTCAAGCACGGACGTGTCGAGATTCGTGAATTGATTCGTCCGGTCTCATTTGTTGTTCCGCAAACCCATATCATCGATCTGTTGCCGGAACTAAAAGTCAAACAGTCACATATGGCTGTTGTACTGGATGAGTTTGGCGGTACAGCCGGTTTGATTACACTCGAGGACATTCTCGAGGAACTGGTCGGAGAGATTTGGGATGAACATGATGAGTCACTCGAATATACGAAACAAGTCAGTCCTAACCGCTATGAATGTCTGGCGGAGTACGACATTGAAGATTTCTGTCATCAATTTGACTTGGCGATGCCGGAAACGGAAGCCCAGTCACTTGGAGGATGGATCATGGAAAATGTCGGTCATATTCCGGAAGTGGGGACTCAGATGGTGTATGGACCGGTGACCTTAACCGTCCTGCATGTCGAAAACCGGCGTGTTCAAACCGTCTCAGCTGTTTTCTCGCAAAATGAATCATCAGAAGGGACGGATGATCCAACCGTCTGA
- the obgE gene encoding GTPase ObgE — protein MFVDQVNIYVKAGDGGRGQVAFRREKYVPDGGPAGGDGGHGAHVVLEVDEGLRTLMDFRYKRHFKAVQGENGMSKGMHGRKAEHLVVKVPPGTVVYDDDTDAVIADLVHHGQQAIVAKGGRGGRGNSRFATPANPAPEHAENGEPGEEKYLKLELKMLADVGLVGFPSVGKSTMLSIVSAARPKIGAYHFTTITPNIGVVETEDSRSFVMADLPGLIEGASEGVGLGHQFLRHVERTKVIVHVIDMSGMEGRDPIEDYNIINKELADYNLRLTERPQVVVANKMDMPDAEANLEAFKEAFPGLEVFAISAATRQGLRDLLFRIADLVDATPEFGLEELEEKTATPRVVYGYEAPEAGFTVSKDEDDCFVIKGPRIEKLFTMTNFMREESIKRFARTLRQMGVDEELRKMGAIDGDVVRIRDFEFEFIESSF, from the coding sequence ATGTTTGTCGATCAGGTAAATATTTATGTAAAAGCAGGAGATGGAGGACGCGGGCAAGTGGCGTTCCGTCGCGAGAAATATGTTCCAGACGGCGGTCCAGCCGGAGGAGATGGTGGACATGGTGCTCACGTCGTTCTCGAAGTGGATGAAGGACTCCGGACGTTGATGGACTTCCGTTACAAACGTCACTTTAAAGCCGTTCAAGGTGAAAACGGAATGTCGAAAGGGATGCACGGACGTAAAGCCGAGCACCTCGTCGTCAAAGTTCCACCCGGCACTGTCGTCTATGATGATGACACGGATGCAGTCATCGCTGACCTTGTCCATCACGGACAACAGGCAATCGTTGCTAAAGGTGGACGCGGCGGACGCGGGAACTCACGTTTCGCAACACCGGCAAACCCAGCTCCGGAACACGCGGAGAATGGTGAACCGGGTGAAGAGAAGTACTTGAAACTCGAACTGAAAATGCTCGCAGATGTCGGACTCGTCGGCTTCCCGAGTGTCGGGAAATCAACGATGCTGTCAATCGTCTCAGCAGCGCGTCCGAAAATTGGGGCGTATCACTTCACGACGATTACACCGAACATCGGTGTCGTCGAAACGGAAGACAGCCGCAGCTTCGTTATGGCCGATTTACCGGGTCTGATTGAAGGCGCAAGCGAAGGTGTGGGTCTTGGTCACCAGTTCCTCCGTCACGTCGAGCGGACAAAAGTCATTGTTCATGTCATCGATATGAGTGGTATGGAAGGACGCGATCCGATTGAAGATTACAATATCATCAATAAAGAGCTTGCGGACTACAACCTTCGTCTGACAGAACGACCACAAGTCGTTGTCGCAAACAAAATGGATATGCCGGATGCGGAAGCGAATCTCGAAGCGTTCAAAGAAGCGTTCCCGGGTCTTGAAGTGTTTGCCATCTCGGCAGCAACACGTCAAGGATTACGTGACCTCTTATTCCGTATTGCTGATCTTGTTGACGCGACGCCTGAATTCGGTCTCGAAGAACTGGAAGAAAAAACAGCGACACCACGTGTCGTTTACGGATATGAAGCACCGGAAGCCGGATTTACGGTTTCGAAAGATGAAGATGATTGCTTCGTCATCAAAGGGCCACGGATCGAGAAGCTGTTCACGATGACAAACTTCATGCGTGAAGAGTCAATCAAACGCTTTGCCCGGACGTTGCGTCAAATGGGTGTCGACGAAGAACTTCGTAAGATGGGTGCGATTGACGGCGACGTCGTTCGAATCCGCGACTTCGAATTCGAATTCATCGAGTCTTCGTTCTAA
- a CDS encoding Spo0B domain-containing protein, with translation MKDEQVLDLLKSLRHEWLNRLQLVRSYSAMGDEAAVESICSMYREQASREGRLSLIGLPKTALALQQADWTGLTVEYDVIETPKQIEDARVASILEAALDMIEVGNGEVSVTFHEGVTIEIYRDLLDMSRLKDLVTPMEIESQTEYECVIEIESLPAEEEK, from the coding sequence ATGAAGGATGAGCAGGTACTGGATCTTTTGAAGTCACTTCGTCACGAATGGTTGAATCGATTACAACTTGTTCGTTCATATAGCGCGATGGGTGACGAGGCGGCTGTTGAATCGATTTGTTCCATGTATCGGGAACAAGCGTCACGAGAAGGACGACTTTCCCTGATCGGACTACCGAAAACGGCACTCGCACTGCAACAAGCAGATTGGACAGGCCTAACTGTCGAATATGATGTAATCGAAACACCAAAGCAGATCGAGGATGCACGTGTAGCGTCTATTCTTGAAGCTGCGCTTGACATGATAGAAGTGGGGAATGGAGAAGTATCCGTGACCTTCCATGAGGGCGTGACCATCGAGATCTATCGGGATCTACTAGATATGTCGCGCCTTAAAGATCTAGTGACGCCGATGGAGATCGAGTCACAGACGGAGTATGAGTGTGTGATTGAAATCGAAAGTCTTCCCGCAGAGGAAGAAAAGTAA